ctgtgtggaaggttaagttcatgtcttccatggatggatttcaactggaatagcccaatctggtGGAGCAATGTCAATCACAATTTTCAGATACAATGTACTATAGTTGACAGACGCTTCTTATCAAAGGCAAAAAGAACTGTGCTTCCTTGGGCACCCATTCCCTTTCCAAGCTCATAACAGTTTTCACCAGATTCCTATGCTTCCAATCTCTTAATGAATTGATATTTActgatatgtgtacatccatatcaaaaggatgcacttgtcggctgctacatgtgtctcatttcacataatagctatgtCTATCACAATTTTCAGATTCAATGTACTATAGTTGACAGACGCTTCTTATCGAAGGCAAAAAGAACTGTGCTTCCTTGGGCACCCATTCCCTTTCCAAGCTCATAACAGTTTTCACCGGATTCCAATGGTTCCAATCTCTTAACATATTGATATTTACTGATGTAAATAACATCCTCCTCCATAGTCACTTCTGGTGAAATAGCAGTGTAAATGTCATCTAGCTCTGCTAATTCTACAAATGGTTTCTCATCCTCACAATCAAAATTCAGAAACTTGATTTCCTTGATATTTGGTCTCCTGACAATTTTCTCCAGTTCTTTCTCATGGTTCATTACTAAATACAATTTGCCATTTAGTACCATAAGCAATGGAGAGTGGTTATCAATTCCATCCTCGTATAAATTGTGGACATCGATCACATCCCATTTTCTCGTCTTTTCATTCAATACAAGCGTAAACAAAGACTTGAACGGACCGTATTTTGACATTGAACCACACATTACAATTCGGCCCTTAAAGCTAACTGCTGATACATGTTCTAAACCAAATCCAAAACTACCAAATTGCTCCCACTTCTTTTCTATGAGACTGTACCTCTCCACTCCAGAAAAAACACCATCTTGATGAAATCCTCCAATAGCATAAATATACCCTTTATGGCCGACCATTGGCAACAAGCCTTGCTTATACTTCATAGGTGAAAGTTGATTCCATTTGTTGGCATTGCTGTCGTACACACAGAAGTTACCTAGCGGTTTCTCATCTTCAACAATTCCAGCAGCTGCATAAAGCTGACCATCTACTACCCCTAAACTACAGCTGGAAACTTCATCAACCTCATGTTGAGGATAGGGTAAAGGCGCCATCTTATCCAACTCCTTCCAGCAGCCTGACTCACAACATCCCAGATCAAGGTATGATGCTTGTTGACCTTCAGGATTCCATTCAATCTTAAGGAATGCCTGAAATTACACAATTGTTTACTTACATCTATTATAAAAAAAGGTATGGTGTTAtcattaaaaacatcaaataatgataataaaaatcacacaaggcagccttttgagatatatgacagtatgtgatgcagacgacgatTTGATATTTGAAAATGTAGCCCGGTATCACATTGACATTTGACAGACAACATTACAAATTATGAACTAAACAACCAATTCTACATCAAATTACTGTCTACATTGTGATTGAAATAGAGTCACTGTTGGCAAGATTGGAGGAAAAATAGCGGAAAACTTAACCAAAATCTACAAGCACATGCACATATGTACAGAATATACTAATACAATATCACCCTTCTTGGCTGAAACCATGGGGTAAAATGGCTGAGATTCTGTTTGAACATAACCAACAATTCCTTTTATTGAGGGGAGAATAGCTACAACTATGTTAGTATAAGTATTCAAGTTGATTAGTTAACAGCTTTTTAGTACAGCAGGAAAAAAATCACATGAAATATGCCAAAGCTTTGTTAGTACATGGTATGAAAAGTGAATGAAATTTTAGTTAGAACacttaacaaataaataaaaaataaacaccaAGTGATTAGTATGTGAAGACAACAGCATAAAAACGACCAAAATAGACAGACATGCATACCCTGTAGAACCAAGAGATATTACTATACACACACActtttgttcaaatattttgattattagtatattttttgcattttatacATTAAGGCTCCACTAAAGAGTTATTCAATTACTAGTAGCCTTTTGAAATGTGGTGGCCACAATAGGATGAATTTGCTGGGTTTTACCCATACTGAAGACTGCCTTCCTTATTATGTgcaccatatctcgaaaaggctaatagtTTCAATCTTTCACAGTATTAATTAATGGTGCAACTGAATTTGAAACCTTCCATAGGAATATGGATTTacatggaatagctcatttcatTCCACTCACCAAAACAGGTAAGATTAGAAACTTTGAACCCATGGGCATTACTGCCATACAGAGCACC
Above is a genomic segment from Amphiura filiformis chromosome 17, Afil_fr2py, whole genome shotgun sequence containing:
- the LOC140137604 gene encoding kelch-like protein 32 isoform X1, with translation MATANMVTETTTPGHLGDPSYLSHLSSSLNQLRQQACLCDVTVIVDNQRFPAHKAILSCASEYFQSMFTSGFQESTSNEVTVPGTGESFSQLLEFAYTGYFTLSPTTVAGVLNMACYMHFSQAVEVCANYLREVKDSITIDDCFEIWSVACNHGSLSELAESFRRHLVHSFNKCAESQSFLEHASVDFLLECLGDEEIETDTTTEKQILQAVIAWLQFNWETRNTNAANLLQKVRLGLIPLDDLQELVDLEIGRIEECKEVVLEVIELKTTGEISAAEPLSHRYPKWFATRNTISAFLKIEWNPEGQQASYLDLGCCESGCWKELDKMAPLPYPQHEVDEVSSCSLGVVDGQLYAAAGIVEDEKPLGNFCVYDSNANKWNQLSPMKYKQGLLPMVGHKGYIYAIGGFHQDGVFSGVERYSLIEKKWEQFGSFGFGLEHVSAVSFKGRIVMCGSMSKYGPFKSLFTLVLNEKTRKWDVIDVHNLYEDGIDNHSPLLMVLNGKLYLVMNHEKELEKIVRRPNIKEIKFLNFDCEDEKPFVELAELDDIYTAISPEVTMEEDVIYISKYQYVKRLEPLESGENCYELGKGMGAQGSTVLFAFDKKRLSTIVH